The genome window AACCCTTGACTCAGATTTTGAGGGGCCAGCCAAGGCGGAGGGAATTTCTCTATTCGGAGGTGAAACCGATGGTTAAACGTGCCCTCTTCGTGGGTAGGTTTCAGCCGGTGCACAACGGCCACATAAAAGCGCTGGAATTCGTTTTTTCGCAGGTTGATGAGGTCATAATAGGCATAGGAAGCGCCCAGGCGAGCCACACACTCAAGAACCCCTTCACGACGAGCGAGAGGATGGAGATGCTCATAAGGGCTTTGGACGAGGCAGGATT of Thermococcus sp. contains these proteins:
- a CDS encoding nicotinamide-nucleotide adenylyltransferase, translating into MVKRALFVGRFQPVHNGHIKALEFVFSQVDEVIIGIGSAQASHTLKNPFTTSERMEMLIRALDEAGLTKKRYYLIPLPDINFNAIWATYVVSMIPRFDVVFTGNSLVAQLFREKGYEVIVQPMF